ACCGGCACGCTGGGGCTGGACATTGTCACGGCCGAGAAACCTGACGGAGCGCCACTATGATCACACCTCCCACCTGGTCCCTTCCCGAAGCCATCCGCGTTCGCCTGGGTCAATCCACATTCGGACGCCAGCGCGCGATCGTCGAAGATGGCCACCTGCTCCTTATTCTAAATCAGCCGCCGGGACCCGACGATCGCGATCGCGAAGCCGCGTTGTTCTGGAGGACGCCGAAGGGTGAATGGCAGTTCAGCCGGGGCGGGCCGGGTCCCGGAAGCCTCAAGCGGTTCCTTCAGTCGTATACCGATCTCGAGGCCAGCCTCGCACAGCAATACGATGTCGCGACCGATACGCGGTCACTCTTCGAGTTGATTGAATCCCTCACGCCGCTTGTCCGATCCGCCCGAAACCTGCACCAGGCGCTGCAAACAGCCCGTGATGAAATCGGCAATGACACGTTTCTCATCGAAATGCGCGACCAGGCCTATGCCCTTGAACGCAACCTGGACCTGCTGCTGGAGGATTGCCGCAATGCACTGCAATATCGCACCGCGCGTGAAAGCGAGGTTCAGGCGCGGCTCTCAAAGCAAGCCCTCCAAGCCAGTCACCGCCTTAATATCCTCGCGGCGCTCTTCTTCCCCCTGACAGCTGTCGCAAGTCTATTCGGCATGAATCTCGCCCACGGAATCGACGATACGCAGGTCATTTATTTTTGGATCGTGGCAGCGGTTTCCCTGGTTCTTGGTTTTGTGATGAAGTCCTGGGTGCTCGGGAAACAAAAGGACGACGAAAAGCCGGACAAGCCAAACTGAACCCGCCGTAGCGCAACAGGTTTCCAGACCTGTCCTACTCGCGCCGCAACCGACCAGAGTCATCAAGCAACCCGCGCAGTTTTGCATTGAACCCCTCCGCCTCCGAAAGCTGCTCCAGCGTCAAGTGCATCCGATACCGCCAATAATGCTTCGGGTTCGCCGGAATATTGATGCGCTCCGCATCGACGTCAGCACTCCGCAACGTTCCATCCATTCCCATCAAATCCTGAAGCTGAAAAATGCTCCACATCGCGGGAGAAGCCAGATGCTGTCGCACGACCAGTTCGTTGAGTTCCGGTGAACATTCGGCCGGGGCACCTCCCTCCTGCTGCAATTCCTCTCGGTAAAATTTCTGGGTCAACGCTGGATCTTCCGTCCACCAGCCACGAATCGTGCTCATGTCATGCGTCGATGGCGTGACGACGCTCAGGTACGGCGCATCCGCAGGCCGCGAGAACGACACGCCCGGCGTCTTGGGCATGCGCTGAATCTCCAGGCTCAGCAAGCCCAGATCCTTCATCACGCCAGGAACAGATCGCGGAACAAGCCCAAGGTCTTCGCCGCAGATCAGCATGTCCGTGACCCGTTTCAGCGCGGGAAGTTTTTGCATCGCTCGATCCCGCCAAAACGCATCCTGTCTCTGGAAAAAATAGTCGTTATACAAATCCTTCAACTTCGCCTGAGTTGCTGTGTCCAACTGCCGGAACGACGATGTCTTCGCCATGTCGAATCGGAAGTGCAATTGCGGTCCAGCAGCGGTTGCCACTTCCAGCAATATCACATTGCTGATGAGGTCGAACAGTCCTGCCTCCAGCTTCTTGTTTTCCACGTTCGCAGCAATCTTTTCAAAATGGGTTCGCACTCGAAGCTGCGTTGCAAATTCCGGTTTCAAAGCATAGCGATCAGCGCCGGCTCTCCCGAGGAACTCTCGCATCACTTCATTAGCGGATGAGCCAAAGATTTCTTCGAGCACCACGCTATTGATGAACGGCTCGACGAACCGTTGCCGATCGTAATCAATGCCACGCGCGGCAAACACCGCCGGTTCGACGGACAATGCGGGATCAAACGAACCGAGAATCCCTTCCACGGCGTCGAGTGGAATACTCCAGATGCGAAAAAAACCCAGGATGTGATCGATGCGGAACGCGTCGAAATAGCGCGACATTTGCGAGAAACGCTGCTTCCACCAGGCGAATCCATCCTCCTGCATTCGCGGCCAGTTGTAGGTGGGAAAGCCCCAGTTCTGTCCCTTCTCGGCAAACGGATCCGGCGGCGCGCCGGCCTGCCGGTCCAGATGAAACAGCTCTGGCTGCTGCCACGTGTCAGCGCCATTCCGCGCAACACCAATCGCGATGTCACCTTTCAGCACGATTCCAAGCTGATGCGCGTGCGCGGCTGCAGCTTGCAGTTGCTGATCCAGATGGAACTGCACGAAGTAATGCAGCGCGACGGCATCATGCCGCGGCGACTTCTGCGAACTCAGGTCGGCCACCGTTGCGGGGCTGCATTCGCGATGCTTTGGCCATTTTCGATAATCGGCTGTGCCGTATTCGTCCCGCAACGCACAGAACACGGCATACGGGACAAGCCAGGCTTCACTTGCCTTGAAAAACTCGCGATAGGCGGAACTGCGAAAGGTCGCTTCCTTCTGCAACGAGAACAGGCGTTTGATCACTGTCCATTTCAGCGTCATAACCGCTTCGTAATCCACGGCGGGCATCGCATTGAGCCGTTTTCGTTCCGCTGCAAACTCCTTCAACGATGCGCGGGTGGACCGTGTCGCGACTTCATCGAGGTTCAGATAAAGCGGATGCAAGGCAAAGGCGGATACCGCGGCATAAGGATAGGAATCGACCCACGTGTGCGCCGCGGTTGTATCGTTGACTGGAAGGATCTGTATGAGAGAAAGGCCGGCCTTCGCACCCCAATCCGCAAGTCGCTGAAGATCGCGGAACTCGCCCACTCCCCAACTGGATTCTGAGCGAAGGCTGAAAACCGGAATGGCAACGCCTGCGCCATTCCAGTCGATCGAGGGAACCCTGATAAAGCCGTCGTTTAGTATTACGCGCCGTTCGTTCCATCCTCCTTCATCGACTCTCCGATTGCTGCCGCTTTCAAACCGAATAACGCCGCTCGCGCTGACGATGGCGTATTTGTATTCGATCGGAAACAACGCGCCACCCAGATCGAGATGCGCTGTCAGGTATTCATCTCCTGCAATTGCCTGCATCGAAACGCCGCGAGCTGGATCCCAGTAACCGAGGGCTTCCACATTGCCGAGCAGAACCACGCGTTCGTCAGGCCGAACGCCGGGGACCTTGATCCTGAAGGTGTGGGTGGCGGCATCCGGAACGGCTGATGCCGCCCGCGCATCCCTAGCCTTTAACAGCACGTCGCGAAACGGCTGTGTGTACAAGGCGTTCTCCGGATATCCCGCGGGGTTCCACGAGTCGAGGATCAGCGTTTCAACTGGGTTGATCATGGGTGCCGTGATAAGCCGCCCAGCACCCCAATCCATGTTGGTGCTGCCGTCGATGTCGCGAAAAACATAACTGTAGTTCAGGCCCTCCTTGGGAATCGCCGCTGCGTGCAAGTCCAGCACAGCCTGCCAATAATCGTGGCTGTGATACTGCATTGGCAGCGCGTTGCTCGGATCGTTGTTGCCGAGCGAGGGGATATTTCCGGTGACATGCAGACTTTCCCCGAGACGCGTGTAGTAGCGGAGGCGAAGGATCAGTTTCATGGTTTGACGGCAGCCGCCTGATGATCACGCTTTGCGCCCAAACTTCAACATCCGGGTGATCACCCCAATCGACCCTCCGGTCCGCCAACCTCATGAGATAAAGCGTAAGACTAGATGAGACAAAGATGTTGCTGGATACCGCGTTACGGCTTCGGCAAGTGGTCGGCGTTCACGGAGTTAGCCGGCTCGGTCGTAGCGGCGGGCATCCTTGCCTGCCGTAGAGCCGGGCTTCTCAGCCCGGCGGAGAAAACCGCACGCATTGCGGAGCGCTCTGGAACAACCGATGCGCCCCTCGCCCAGGCGGGCGCCGCCCTCTACGTTTCCGGTCCGAATTCCTCCTGCTCCGAGGCGTGGGGGGTCCAATGGGGTCGCATCTAGAAAGTTGACAATTAAATCTGGAGCTTGGAGACAAACCGATCACGCCCCCGCAACATCTAAACTCAACGGACTCGCCATACC
The sequence above is drawn from the Verrucomicrobiia bacterium genome and encodes:
- a CDS encoding CorA family divalent cation transporter, with amino-acid sequence MITPPTWSLPEAIRVRLGQSTFGRQRAIVEDGHLLLILNQPPGPDDRDREAALFWRTPKGEWQFSRGGPGPGSLKRFLQSYTDLEASLAQQYDVATDTRSLFELIESLTPLVRSARNLHQALQTARDEIGNDTFLIEMRDQAYALERNLDLLLEDCRNALQYRTARESEVQARLSKQALQASHRLNILAALFFPLTAVASLFGMNLAHGIDDTQVIYFWIVAAVSLVLGFVMKSWVLGKQKDDEKPDKPN
- a CDS encoding 4-alpha-glucanotransferase, whose amino-acid sequence is MKLILRLRYYTRLGESLHVTGNIPSLGNNDPSNALPMQYHSHDYWQAVLDLHAAAIPKEGLNYSYVFRDIDGSTNMDWGAGRLITAPMINPVETLILDSWNPAGYPENALYTQPFRDVLLKARDARAASAVPDAATHTFRIKVPGVRPDERVVLLGNVEALGYWDPARGVSMQAIAGDEYLTAHLDLGGALFPIEYKYAIVSASGVIRFESGSNRRVDEGGWNERRVILNDGFIRVPSIDWNGAGVAIPVFSLRSESSWGVGEFRDLQRLADWGAKAGLSLIQILPVNDTTAAHTWVDSYPYAAVSAFALHPLYLNLDEVATRSTRASLKEFAAERKRLNAMPAVDYEAVMTLKWTVIKRLFSLQKEATFRSSAYREFFKASEAWLVPYAVFCALRDEYGTADYRKWPKHRECSPATVADLSSQKSPRHDAVALHYFVQFHLDQQLQAAAAHAHQLGIVLKGDIAIGVARNGADTWQQPELFHLDRQAGAPPDPFAEKGQNWGFPTYNWPRMQEDGFAWWKQRFSQMSRYFDAFRIDHILGFFRIWSIPLDAVEGILGSFDPALSVEPAVFAARGIDYDRQRFVEPFINSVVLEEIFGSSANEVMREFLGRAGADRYALKPEFATQLRVRTHFEKIAANVENKKLEAGLFDLISNVILLEVATAAGPQLHFRFDMAKTSSFRQLDTATQAKLKDLYNDYFFQRQDAFWRDRAMQKLPALKRVTDMLICGEDLGLVPRSVPGVMKDLGLLSLEIQRMPKTPGVSFSRPADAPYLSVVTPSTHDMSTIRGWWTEDPALTQKFYREELQQEGGAPAECSPELNELVVRQHLASPAMWSIFQLQDLMGMDGTLRSADVDAERINIPANPKHYWRYRMHLTLEQLSEAEGFNAKLRGLLDDSGRLRRE